A segment of the Dehalococcoidia bacterium genome:
GCGAACACCTACCTGAACGGTGTCACCAGGCGTGAAATCGTCGATGTTCTCGTTCGTTTGAAGCTTGACCAGCTGATGTGCTTCCATTGGCTTTTGTCCTGAATGGGCGTTGAGTATCAGTATGTTCAGTAGGTACTGAGAAGTACGTCAGGTAATTGTATAGATTTGCTTCAATTTGGTTCAAGTCACATGACCGCGCAGGTTCTATGCCCAGGGCAGGTCCATACTGTTGGCGACCCCTTTCGCCAGACCGGCGAAACCCGTCAGGTCGGAACTCGACATATTTGCAGGATCCATGGGAGTTATGGATACCCAGCCATTCCGGGTGGCCCAGACGTCGCACCCTTCTGGTATCTCGTCACCAATTGGCTTGTTGTGCAGAATCCAGAAATGCGTGCGGCGGCCGTCCTGGCCCTGTATCACACTTTCGAGATAGGCTTTAGGGCCCAGAAAAGTCGTGCGGATGCCCTTGATGCGATCTGGCGCAACATTTGGGACATTTACGTTGTAGAGAAAGGGTCCGACGCCGTTTCCGACCACCTCATGTGCCAGTCTCATAGCTACCTGCGCGGCCGATTCGTACTGGACACCAGTCACTGCAGTAACGGACACAGCAATCGAGGGGATTCTACGAAAGTACCCTCTCATGGCTCCCCCAACCGTGCCGGAGTCGAAGGCGTCAAGTCCGAGGTTTGCACCCTCATTGATTCCAGACACAACTAGATCGAATGGCTCACTGAAGATGGACTCAGAGGCGAGAATCACACAGTCAGAAGGGGTGCCGCTGACAGTGAATGCCGAAATTCCCTCCCTGCGTGACTCGACCTCAGACACTCTTAGGATGTTGAGCAGCGTGCGAGCGGTGCCTATACCGCTCTGGTCACGGTCCGGCGCGACGACTGAGACCTCTCCAACGGACTCAAGTGCCTCAACTAGCGTCCACAGGCCTTCCGCATTAATGCCGTCATCATTGGTGACTAGAATTCTCAATGTGCTATATCTCTCGCGTCACATACCAGCGCATGTACTTGGGGCTGTCCATCGACACGCCACGATCGTAATAGATTTCGAACTTGCGGCCCTCGGCAGTCTCCACCCTGTAGTAGTTGCGATGATATCGTTGCCGCCAGCTATGCTTTCGACCGTCACTTGGGAAGCCGTAGTCCTGCCATGACGTCATGATCCGTGCAACTTTATACGTCTCCTCCTTGAAGGAGAACGCCATCGGTTCCCTCGTTACGGGGTCCCGCTCTACTGAGATCGTCTGTCCAAAAAAGCGTCTCGACACACTAAGCGGTCTGTCTTTTGCTTAAACCCTGAAAGCCCAGGTCGCTTCTGGCCGGTGGCATTATACCAGCGCCGACTTTTACGTGGCGTTGAGGCCTGATATATAATCATCTTATCCTGATGCGGCCGAATTCTTCAGGACGCCGCGTTACTTAACCGGGAGGATCCCGATGACCACCGAAGTAAAAGTCGATCTCAAGAAGAATAGTCGGGTCGTAACGGACGGACCTGACCGCGCGGCTGCTCGTGCCATGTTGCGCGCCACCGGCCTTCGCGACGAGGACATGGAAAAGCCGTTCGTCGCCGTCGGCAACCTCGCCTCGGACGTCACTCCCTGCAATGTTCATCTCAACAGGCAGGCGCAGAGAGTGAAGGATGGACTCTGGGCTGCAAAGAGCGTTCCATTCATGTTCGGCACTATAACCATCAGCGATGGCATTTCGATGGGTACCGAAGGCATGAAGGCCTCCCTGGTAAGCAGGGAGGTGATCGCAGACTCCATAGAGACCGTCACTTTCGGAGAAAGCATGGACGGCCTCGTCGTCGTGGCAGCCTGTGACAAGAATATGCCCGGAGCAATGATGGCCATTGCGCGGTGCAACGTGCCGTCCGTCTTTGTGTACGGGGGCGCGATCATGCCCGGCAACTGGCGCGGAGAAGACATCAATATCCAGGACATGTTTGAGGCTGTAGGCTCCTATGCTCAGGGCCAGATTACCCTCGACGAGCTAATTGGAATGGAGCGCGTCGCGTGCCCCGGAGAAGGGGCGTGTGCTGGCATGTTCACTGCCAATACGATGTCGTCCGCCATAGAGGCGATGGGCATGTCGATTCCGGGTGCCGCTTCGATACCGGCAATTGATCCTCGAAACGATCAGGTTGCCTTCGACACCGGGGATGTGATCTACAGCCTCCTCGAGAAGGACCTCAAACCTCGCGACATCATGACTCGGGAGGCGTTTGAGAATGGCATTCGCGTTGTGCTCGCAATGGGTGGATCAACCAATGCCGCCCTCCACCTGCTCGCCATAGCGCACGAGGCCGAAGTCGAACTGGATCTGGACGATTTCGATCAATTGAGCCGCACAACTCCCTACATAACTGATCTCAGGCCCGGTGGAAGATTCGTAATGTCTGACATGGACAAGGTCGGTGGTGTCCCCGTCGTGATGAAGGAACTTGCCGGAGCAGGCCTGATCCACGAGGACTGCATGACAATCACCGGCACGACTATTGGCGAGAACCTGGCCGACGTAGATATCGCACCCGATAACAGGGTTATCTATTCGATTCCAAATGCCAAGAGCCCTACTGGTGGCTTGGTCATTCTCAAAGGCAACCTTGCCCCAGAGGGATGTGTGATGAAGGTGTCAAGCACCAGCCGCCTTCAGCACGAGGGGCCTGCAAAGGTCTATGATGGAGAGCGTGCCGCCTTCGAGGCAGTTACCACAGGACAGATTGAGGCTGGCGACGTTCTGGTGCTTCGTTATGAAGGTCCAAAGGGTGGGCCCGGAATGCAGGAGATGCTCTCGGTCACCGGCGCCATGATGGGGACCGGCATCGGTGAAGACATCCTGCTGATGACGGACGGAAGGTTCTCAGGAGCCTCCAGGGGCCCGATTATCGGACACGTAGCACCCGAGGCTGCTGTCGGTGGGCCGATCGGTCTGGTTCGGGACGGCGACACAATCACAATGGACGTCGAGAGTCGGACTCTCAACGTCAACCTGTCGGATGAAGAATTGGAGCAGCGTAGGCAGGACTGGCAGCCGCCGGAGCCACGGCACACGACAGGAGTAATGGGCAAGTATGCGAAGCTCGTGTCTTCCGCGTCGAGGGGGGCTGTAACGACCTGAACCTGCGCACGGGTCCAACCCTCTGACCATTCATTGAAATATTGAAGGGCAGGGGAACACTTCCAGACTGAGGCGCTCCCGAACACTCGGGAGCGCTTTCTCTTACCACGAAGGCTAAGTGCAGCGGCCTTCAGGCCAAAGCACCTGTCCCTTCGTCTGCCTCAGCCATCCAGTAACCTACACGCCGCTTGGTGAAGATATAGCTCGGGTTCTCCGCGTCGTCACCAAGCTTGCTGCGTAGTCTCATAACTATTATGCGAACTGGGGCTGAATCACTCGAGTTGTTATGTCCCCATACACGTCGCACCAGTTGCTCGTGAGTCATGATTCGTCCGGCGTTGGTTGAGAGTTCTACCAGGACGCGATATTCGGTGTTAGTCAA
Coding sequences within it:
- the surE gene encoding 5'/3'-nucleotidase SurE, giving the protein MRILVTNDDGINAEGLWTLVEALESVGEVSVVAPDRDQSGIGTARTLLNILRVSEVESRREGISAFTVSGTPSDCVILASESIFSEPFDLVVSGINEGANLGLDAFDSGTVGGAMRGYFRRIPSIAVSVTAVTGVQYESAAQVAMRLAHEVVGNGVGPFLYNVNVPNVAPDRIKGIRTTFLGPKAYLESVIQGQDGRRTHFWILHNKPIGDEIPEGCDVWATRNGWVSITPMDPANMSSSDLTGFAGLAKGVANSMDLPWA
- the ilvD gene encoding dihydroxy-acid dehydratase, with product MTTEVKVDLKKNSRVVTDGPDRAAARAMLRATGLRDEDMEKPFVAVGNLASDVTPCNVHLNRQAQRVKDGLWAAKSVPFMFGTITISDGISMGTEGMKASLVSREVIADSIETVTFGESMDGLVVVAACDKNMPGAMMAIARCNVPSVFVYGGAIMPGNWRGEDINIQDMFEAVGSYAQGQITLDELIGMERVACPGEGACAGMFTANTMSSAIEAMGMSIPGAASIPAIDPRNDQVAFDTGDVIYSLLEKDLKPRDIMTREAFENGIRVVLAMGGSTNAALHLLAIAHEAEVELDLDDFDQLSRTTPYITDLRPGGRFVMSDMDKVGGVPVVMKELAGAGLIHEDCMTITGTTIGENLADVDIAPDNRVIYSIPNAKSPTGGLVILKGNLAPEGCVMKVSSTSRLQHEGPAKVYDGERAAFEAVTTGQIEAGDVLVLRYEGPKGGPGMQEMLSVTGAMMGTGIGEDILLMTDGRFSGASRGPIIGHVAPEAAVGGPIGLVRDGDTITMDVESRTLNVNLSDEELEQRRQDWQPPEPRHTTGVMGKYAKLVSSASRGAVTT